A region of Roseobacter litoralis Och 149 DNA encodes the following proteins:
- a CDS encoding 2-dehydro-3-deoxy-6-phosphogalactonate aldolase, which produces MTLPLIAILRGVTPDEVCSVAHALVDVGITQIEVPLNSPDPLESITRLARELSDAALIGAGTVLDTEHVAAVADAGGKLIVSPNCDPDVIRATKARDMQSWPGIFTPTEAFSALKAGADGLKLFPGAMAGPSGLAAMRAILPAGTLVYAVGGAGPENFQTWIDASADGFGLGSALFKPGMSAQQVAENARGIVSAYREAVA; this is translated from the coding sequence ATGACCTTGCCTCTTATTGCCATTCTGCGCGGTGTGACCCCCGATGAGGTTTGCAGCGTCGCCCATGCCTTAGTCGATGTCGGGATCACACAGATCGAAGTGCCCCTGAACTCGCCCGACCCGTTGGAAAGCATCACCCGTCTGGCGCGGGAATTGAGCGATGCCGCGTTGATAGGTGCCGGCACTGTTTTGGACACCGAACACGTCGCGGCGGTGGCAGATGCAGGGGGCAAACTGATTGTATCGCCCAATTGTGACCCCGATGTGATCAGAGCCACCAAAGCACGGGACATGCAAAGCTGGCCCGGCATATTCACCCCCACCGAAGCCTTTTCAGCGCTCAAGGCTGGGGCAGATGGGCTGAAACTCTTTCCCGGTGCGATGGCCGGCCCGTCAGGGTTGGCCGCCATGCGTGCAATTCTGCCTGCGGGAACTCTCGTTTATGCTGTCGGTGGTGCGGGTCCTGAAAACTTTCAAACCTGGATCGACGCGAGCGCGGATGGGTTCGGACTGGGATCTGCCCTGTTCAAGCCCGGGATGAGCGCGCAACAGGTTGCAGAAAATGCCCGCGGTATCGTCTCCGCCTATCGGGAAGCCGTTGCATGA
- a CDS encoding alpha-galactosidase, protein MTECWRLDDARQTLALASTNGRCPQVIYWGAPLPPGEDLCALSDVSTLDVTGGMLDQNPDLSLCPEAARSFPGQPGLIVRDRDGTPFLPKFRLDHVTQSELTLTVTCVDAANQLTYVAEFTLDADTHVIAMTARLSADRPLHLHWLAAPVLPAPQHSEEMIDFAGRWCGEFQMNRTAWSPGIRYRENRTGRTGHEHFPGLVVPCKGATNTAGEAYAFHYGWSGGHRMIAEELPDGRRQIQFGHAARMETAAATEFRTAPLYAVYSCDGLNGCAVSFQRHVRDRIVSWTETGRPRPVHYNCWEAVYFKHDLPVLKDIATRAAALGAERFVLDDGWFGQRDDDTSSLSDWEVDPRKYPDGLGPLIDFIHAQDMSFGIWFEPEMINPNSNIHRAHPHWALGAEDQILGRQQKALNMALPEVRDFLYQRISALLSAHPIDYIKWDHNRVLPMPDAAQTRGSYALMDRLRADFPHVEIESCASGGGRIDFGILHRTQRVWLSDSNDALERLKMQHNAALFLPSCVTGSHVGPRKCHTSGRILDIEFRAWVAAQRHMGFEMDPRELTDEEADVLRDVSQWWKNNRDWMDTGDILRLDAADPSVIAEQQLARNGGQFVVFVGKSGTSDQIAPRPLRLTRLEPEARYEVSLRNRKAASHLSRGSLALKDGPVTLSGAALMQNGLTLPWSFPESMWVLEGRRL, encoded by the coding sequence GTGACAGAGTGCTGGCGGCTGGATGACGCGCGCCAGACGCTGGCGCTTGCCTCGACAAATGGGCGGTGCCCGCAGGTCATTTACTGGGGCGCGCCCCTGCCACCGGGCGAAGACCTGTGCGCGCTCAGCGATGTCAGCACGCTCGATGTGACGGGTGGCATGCTGGATCAGAACCCGGATCTGTCGCTCTGCCCTGAGGCTGCACGCAGCTTCCCGGGCCAGCCCGGTCTCATTGTGCGTGACCGGGACGGCACGCCTTTCCTGCCGAAATTCCGGCTGGATCACGTGACGCAGTCCGAGCTGACCTTGACCGTGACCTGCGTCGACGCGGCCAACCAACTGACCTATGTGGCGGAATTTACGCTCGATGCCGACACCCATGTGATCGCCATGACAGCACGGCTATCTGCTGACCGACCGCTGCATCTGCACTGGCTGGCCGCCCCTGTCCTGCCCGCCCCGCAACATAGCGAGGAGATGATTGATTTCGCAGGCCGCTGGTGTGGTGAATTCCAGATGAACCGCACCGCATGGTCGCCGGGCATCCGCTACCGCGAAAACCGCACGGGGCGCACCGGCCACGAGCATTTTCCCGGTCTGGTCGTTCCCTGCAAGGGGGCGACCAATACCGCAGGTGAGGCTTATGCCTTTCACTACGGCTGGTCCGGCGGGCACCGGATGATCGCCGAAGAATTGCCCGATGGCCGGCGCCAGATCCAGTTCGGCCACGCCGCCCGCATGGAAACGGCTGCCGCCACTGAATTCCGTACCGCCCCGCTTTATGCGGTCTATTCCTGCGACGGTCTCAACGGCTGCGCGGTCTCCTTTCAACGCCATGTGCGCGACCGGATCGTCAGCTGGACCGAGACGGGCCGCCCGCGCCCGGTGCATTATAACTGCTGGGAAGCGGTCTATTTCAAACACGACCTGCCGGTGCTCAAGGACATCGCCACACGGGCCGCCGCCCTTGGTGCGGAGCGTTTCGTGCTGGATGATGGCTGGTTCGGGCAGCGCGACGATGACACCTCGTCGCTGTCGGACTGGGAAGTGGACCCGCGCAAATACCCGGACGGGTTGGGGCCGCTGATCGATTTTATACATGCACAAGACATGAGTTTTGGCATCTGGTTCGAGCCGGAAATGATCAATCCGAATTCCAACATCCACCGCGCCCATCCCCATTGGGCGTTGGGGGCAGAGGATCAAATCCTTGGCCGTCAGCAAAAGGCGCTCAACATGGCCTTGCCGGAGGTGCGCGATTTCCTCTATCAGCGCATATCTGCGCTGCTCTCTGCTCACCCCATCGACTACATCAAATGGGACCACAACCGGGTCTTGCCCATGCCCGATGCGGCCCAGACCCGCGGCTCCTATGCGCTGATGGATCGGCTGCGCGCCGATTTTCCGCATGTGGAAATTGAAAGCTGCGCTTCGGGTGGCGGGCGGATTGATTTCGGCATCCTGCACCGCACGCAAAGGGTCTGGTTGTCCGATAGCAATGATGCGCTGGAACGGCTGAAGATGCAGCACAACGCCGCGCTTTTTTTACCTTCCTGCGTCACCGGCAGCCATGTGGGGCCGCGCAAATGCCATACCTCGGGCCGTATATTAGACATTGAATTCCGCGCTTGGGTGGCGGCACAACGCCATATGGGGTTTGAGATGGACCCGCGCGAGTTGACCGACGAGGAAGCAGACGTTCTGCGTGATGTTTCCCAGTGGTGGAAGAACAACCGCGACTGGATGGACACAGGCGATATCCTGCGGCTGGATGCGGCGGACCCGTCGGTCATTGCCGAACAGCAACTTGCCCGGAACGGCGGCCAATTCGTGGTCTTTGTCGGTAAATCCGGCACGTCGGATCAGATCGCCCCGCGCCCTTTGCGCCTGACCCGGCTGGAGCCAGAGGCGCGTTACGAGGTCAGCCTGCGCAATCGCAAGGCCGCATCGCATCTGTCGCGGGGCTCTTTGGCCCTCAAGGACGGCCCTGTCACGCTGAGCGGGGCAGCCCTGATGCAAAACGGCCTCACGCTGCCATGGAGTTTTCCCGAATCCATGTGGGTGCTGGAGGGCCGCCGCCTGTGA
- a CDS encoding SDR family NAD(P)-dependent oxidoreductase — translation MTKTATFHDLKGASIYITGGGSGIGADLTDGFLAQGAKVAFIGRSDATAFVAQMEKKHGVAPLFLQGDITDTDRLRETIAAAEKAHGPIDALVSNAANDQRHNWLETTPEEWDAYLDINLKAYFFAAQAVAGSMIKRGAGSIINFSSISYMMGNAGYPAYTAANGGITALTRSLARELGPNGIRVNALAPGWVLTPKQLDKWATPEGLAAHLERQSLKTHLEPQDVVDAVLFLASKTSRMMTGQCMVVDGGVVTTG, via the coding sequence ATGACCAAAACCGCAACTTTTCATGACCTCAAGGGCGCTTCGATCTACATAACCGGCGGTGGCTCTGGGATAGGTGCGGACCTCACGGACGGATTTCTGGCGCAGGGGGCGAAGGTCGCCTTTATCGGTCGTTCTGACGCCACTGCGTTTGTCGCGCAAATGGAAAAAAAGCACGGGGTTGCACCACTGTTTTTACAAGGCGACATCACCGACACGGACCGACTGCGCGAAACGATCGCCGCCGCCGAAAAGGCGCATGGCCCGATTGACGCACTTGTATCAAACGCAGCCAACGACCAGCGCCACAACTGGCTCGAAACCACACCCGAGGAATGGGATGCCTATCTGGACATCAACCTCAAAGCCTATTTTTTCGCAGCGCAAGCGGTTGCGGGGTCGATGATCAAACGCGGTGCGGGGTCGATCATCAATTTCAGCTCCATCAGCTACATGATGGGCAACGCGGGCTATCCGGCCTACACGGCGGCCAACGGCGGCATCACAGCCCTGACCCGAAGTCTTGCGCGCGAACTGGGTCCAAACGGCATCCGCGTGAATGCCCTGGCACCGGGCTGGGTGCTGACCCCGAAACAATTGGACAAATGGGCCACACCAGAAGGACTTGCCGCACACCTTGAGCGCCAATCCCTCAAGACCCATCTGGAGCCACAGGATGTTGTTGACGCCGTTTTGTTTCTGGCCTCGAAAACGAGCCGCATGATGACCGGGCAATGCATGGTCGTGGACGGCGGCGTGGTGACGACAGGGTGA
- a CDS encoding ABC transporter substrate-binding protein → MRFTTTSMALALAGSTIIAGAAQAELTGDLKIFLDTSNPAPRATMEKMIGDFGTLHPDLNIETTVIDREAYKTQIRNFLTADAPDVATWYAANRMTPYVSAGLFEDVSDLWAEPEIAENLASTKGAMTIDGKQWGVPYTYYQWGVYYRKDIYEELGLSEPANFDEMKSNCQAIVDSGRACYTIGSKFLWTAGGWFDYLNMRTNGFDFHMALAAGEVKWTDDRVRATFANWRELIDMGAFVANHQNYSWQEALPFMVNGEAAAYLMGNFAVAPLREAGLTDDQLDFYQFPAINPDVALAEDAPTDTFHIPSGAQNKEAAREFLRYVVSADVQTEINNGANLGQLPINASASVDDDKFLNEGFEMLSANSPGGVAQFFDRDYPAEMAAEAMQGLQEFMVIPDNLDDILNRLDKVAARVYSK, encoded by the coding sequence ATGCGCTTCACCACCACATCCATGGCTTTGGCATTGGCCGGATCAACCATAATTGCCGGGGCCGCACAGGCTGAGCTGACGGGTGATCTGAAAATATTCCTTGATACCTCCAACCCCGCGCCCCGCGCGACGATGGAAAAGATGATTGGCGATTTCGGTACGCTGCACCCCGATCTCAACATTGAGACCACGGTGATTGACCGCGAAGCCTATAAAACGCAGATCCGGAATTTTCTGACCGCGGACGCGCCGGACGTTGCCACATGGTACGCCGCAAATCGCATGACACCCTACGTGTCCGCAGGGTTGTTTGAGGATGTCTCTGACCTCTGGGCAGAGCCTGAGATTGCCGAAAACCTTGCCTCCACCAAAGGTGCGATGACCATCGATGGCAAGCAGTGGGGCGTGCCCTACACCTATTACCAATGGGGCGTCTATTATCGCAAAGACATCTATGAGGAACTGGGCCTGTCCGAACCGGCGAATTTCGATGAGATGAAATCCAACTGTCAGGCGATCGTCGATTCAGGCCGTGCCTGCTATACCATCGGCTCCAAATTTCTGTGGACGGCGGGCGGCTGGTTTGACTATCTCAACATGCGCACCAACGGCTTTGATTTCCACATGGCGCTGGCCGCCGGTGAGGTGAAATGGACCGATGACCGTGTGCGCGCCACCTTTGCTAACTGGCGCGAGTTAATCGACATGGGGGCCTTTGTGGCCAACCACCAGAACTATTCCTGGCAGGAGGCCCTGCCCTTCATGGTCAATGGCGAAGCTGCCGCCTACCTCATGGGCAACTTCGCTGTTGCACCGCTGCGCGAGGCGGGCCTGACGGATGATCAGCTGGACTTCTACCAGTTCCCCGCAATCAACCCCGATGTCGCATTGGCCGAAGATGCGCCGACGGATACCTTCCACATCCCATCGGGGGCTCAGAACAAGGAAGCCGCGCGCGAATTCCTGCGCTACGTGGTCTCTGCGGATGTTCAGACCGAGATCAACAACGGGGCCAATCTGGGTCAGTTGCCGATTAACGCAAGCGCGTCGGTGGATGATGACAAATTCCTGAACGAGGGTTTCGAGATGCTGTCGGCCAATTCACCGGGCGGCGTCGCGCAGTTCTTTGACCGCGACTACCCAGCAGAAATGGCGGCGGAAGCCATGCAGGGATTGCAGGAATTCATGGTAATCCCGGACAACCTCGACGATATCCTGAACCGTCTCGATAAAGTCGCCGCGCGCGTCTACAGCAAGTAA
- a CDS encoding carbohydrate ABC transporter permease encodes MSTVDPTITSGTADRSWYKRNEIAVTPWLFLAPAILFFAFYVIWPIYQSIVISFYDWDGLGEARFIGMGNYVELMDDGAFEVSLWNNLKWLLFYLLAIPGGLFIALFLNQTVTGIRLYKSLFFFPFVISQVVVGLVFSWFYLPNEGLLNGMLGLVGLGPVNVLGDPSWATYGIIAAGLWPQTAYCMILYLTGLNAVDPEQIEAGRLDGAKGWKMLWYIIIPQLKPATFIAFVVTIIGALRSFDLISIMTNGGPFGQTRVLSFYMFEKALSEYGFRMGYGAAIAVVLFLIMLVFIAYFLWSMWKEERGR; translated from the coding sequence ATGTCAACAGTTGATCCCACCATCACATCCGGCACCGCAGATCGCAGCTGGTACAAGCGCAACGAAATCGCCGTAACGCCTTGGCTGTTTTTGGCTCCTGCCATCCTGTTCTTTGCCTTCTATGTGATCTGGCCGATCTACCAATCCATCGTGATCTCGTTTTACGACTGGGACGGGCTGGGCGAGGCGCGCTTTATAGGCATGGGCAACTACGTCGAACTGATGGACGACGGCGCGTTCGAGGTGTCGCTCTGGAACAACCTCAAGTGGCTGCTGTTTTATCTGCTGGCCATTCCCGGCGGTTTATTTATCGCGCTGTTTCTCAATCAGACAGTCACCGGCATACGCCTTTATAAATCATTGTTTTTCTTTCCCTTCGTGATCAGCCAGGTGGTGGTCGGCCTCGTTTTTTCATGGTTCTACCTGCCCAATGAGGGGCTGCTCAATGGGATGCTGGGCCTTGTGGGGCTTGGTCCCGTCAATGTGCTGGGCGATCCGTCATGGGCGACCTATGGCATTATCGCGGCTGGCCTCTGGCCGCAGACGGCCTATTGCATGATCCTCTACCTCACCGGGCTGAACGCCGTGGACCCCGAGCAGATCGAGGCGGGTCGACTGGATGGAGCCAAGGGCTGGAAAATGCTGTGGTACATCATCATCCCGCAGCTCAAACCCGCCACCTTCATCGCCTTTGTGGTCACGATCATCGGCGCACTGCGCTCGTTCGATCTGATCTCAATCATGACCAACGGTGGACCGTTCGGGCAGACCCGGGTGCTGTCATTTTACATGTTTGAAAAAGCGTTGTCCGAATACGGGTTCCGCATGGGCTATGGTGCTGCCATCGCGGTGGTGCTGTTTCTGATCATGCTGGTCTTTATCGCGTATTTCCTGTGGTCCATGTGGAAAGAGGAGCGTGGCCGATGA
- a CDS encoding carbohydrate ABC transporter permease, producing the protein MFPTPIEKRSRPAQLTYQSLLPLALIMWLLPLIAVAVFSVKPAEDFTQGNYWGMPSSFELFNNYGQVFFNSDMPRYMLNSVLITVPTVVGAVALSCLAGFALGIYKFKSNIWIFFMFVAGNFVPFQILMVPVRDLTLDMGLYNTKTGLVLFHIAFQTGFCTLFMRNFIRALPFELIEAARVEGIAEWKIFWYVVIPLMKPAIAALSVLIFTFIWNDYFWAVVLTQGPESQPVTAGITSFNAQFRAAYHLMSAGSIVAALPPVLMFFLMQKHFIAGLTLGAVK; encoded by the coding sequence ATGTTCCCCACCCCCATTGAAAAGCGATCCCGCCCTGCACAGCTGACCTATCAGTCCCTGCTGCCGCTGGCGCTGATCATGTGGTTGCTGCCGCTTATCGCGGTTGCCGTGTTCTCCGTCAAACCGGCCGAAGACTTCACCCAGGGGAATTACTGGGGCATGCCGTCGTCTTTCGAATTGTTCAACAACTACGGGCAGGTGTTCTTCAACTCTGACATGCCGCGCTACATGCTGAATTCGGTCCTGATTACTGTCCCAACTGTCGTCGGTGCCGTCGCGCTGTCCTGCCTCGCGGGCTTTGCGCTGGGGATTTACAAATTCAAATCAAACATCTGGATATTCTTCATGTTCGTGGCGGGCAACTTCGTGCCCTTCCAGATCCTCATGGTGCCGGTGCGTGATCTGACACTCGATATGGGGCTCTATAATACCAAAACCGGGTTGGTACTGTTTCACATCGCGTTTCAAACCGGGTTCTGTACGCTCTTCATGCGCAATTTCATCCGCGCCCTGCCGTTCGAGCTGATCGAAGCCGCGCGTGTTGAAGGCATCGCGGAGTGGAAGATTTTCTGGTACGTCGTGATCCCCCTGATGAAACCCGCGATTGCGGCGTTGTCGGTGCTGATCTTTACCTTTATCTGGAACGATTATTTCTGGGCGGTGGTCCTGACACAAGGACCGGAAAGCCAGCCTGTCACGGCGGGCATCACCTCGTTCAACGCGCAGTTCCGTGCGGCCTATCACCTGATGAGCGCGGGCAGCATTGTCGCCGCCCTGCCCCCGGTTCTGATGTTCTTTCTGATGCAAAAGCACTTTATCGCAGGTTTGACGCTGGGCGCCGTCAAGTGA
- a CDS encoding 2-dehydro-3-deoxygalactonokinase: protein MSGTCTPEWIALDWGTSNLRAFAMQGATVLARAASDAGMSKLEPTGFEPALRTLIDPWIHDGLGAIIACGMVGSRQGWAEAPYRAVPCAPIADGLTQITMHTGQRVHIVSGLSQNAPPDVMRGEETQIAGFLSLNPQWDGVLCMPGTHTKWVHLSASEVVSFQTFMTGEIFALLSEVSVLRHSVAPDTWDEAVFQDAVADSLSRPERVAAKLFALRAGDLLSLTAPDNARATLSGYLIGMEIAATRPYWLGQNLAILGMNPQAHAYQTALSAQGVPATMVDAERATLAGLTAAHRQLKACT from the coding sequence ATGAGCGGGACATGCACACCAGAGTGGATCGCGCTGGATTGGGGCACGTCGAACCTGCGCGCCTTTGCGATGCAGGGGGCTACGGTTCTGGCGCGCGCAGCTTCGGATGCCGGGATGAGCAAGCTCGAACCGACAGGCTTTGAACCGGCGCTGCGCACACTGATCGACCCTTGGATACATGATGGCTTGGGTGCCATCATCGCCTGTGGCATGGTCGGGTCGCGGCAAGGCTGGGCAGAAGCCCCCTATCGCGCAGTGCCTTGCGCGCCCATTGCCGACGGGCTGACGCAAATCACGATGCACACCGGTCAGCGCGTTCATATCGTATCAGGCCTGTCCCAAAACGCGCCCCCTGACGTGATGCGCGGTGAAGAAACGCAAATCGCGGGGTTTCTCAGCCTCAACCCGCAATGGGACGGCGTGTTGTGCATGCCGGGCACGCATACCAAATGGGTGCATCTGAGTGCCAGTGAAGTCGTGAGTTTTCAGACCTTTATGACGGGCGAGATCTTTGCCCTGCTCAGCGAGGTTTCGGTTTTGCGTCACTCGGTCGCGCCAGACACATGGGATGAGGCCGTGTTTCAGGACGCCGTCGCCGACAGCCTGAGCCGTCCCGAACGCGTGGCTGCCAAGCTCTTTGCGCTGCGGGCGGGTGACTTGCTGAGCCTGACCGCGCCGGACAACGCCCGTGCGACATTGTCGGGATATCTGATCGGCATGGAAATCGCCGCCACACGCCCTTATTGGCTGGGACAAAATCTGGCAATTCTGGGCATGAACCCGCAGGCGCACGCCTATCAGACAGCGCTGAGCGCACAGGGCGTGCCCGCAACCATGGTCGATGCGGAACGTGCCACTCTGGCCGGGTTAACGGCCGCACACCGACAACTGAAAGCCTGCACATGA
- a CDS encoding ABC transporter ATP-binding protein, which produces MTGVTLQKTIKRYGETQVIHGIDLEIEDGEFCVFVGPSGCGKSTLLRMIAGLEETSEGHIHIGERDVTRMDPSERGVAMVFQTYALYPHMTVEENMGFGLKMNGVPKDEIAKKVNGASDILKLDEYLKRKPKALSGGQRQRVAIGRAIVRGPEVFLFDEPLSNLDAELRVEMRVEIARLHKEIGATMIYVTHDQVEAMTLAEKIVVLRAGHIEQVGAPLELYRDPDNRFVAGFIGSPAMNFLNGTVVDGGIEVPGLGRTVSTQVALPSVGSAVILGVRPEHLVVQKGQGALKAELSEALGGVSYLHLDTPTGERMIVEERGDERAAAGDVVDVTFEERRVMVFERESGLRLR; this is translated from the coding sequence ATGACAGGTGTCACGCTTCAGAAGACGATCAAACGCTATGGCGAAACGCAGGTGATCCATGGAATCGACCTTGAGATCGAAGATGGTGAGTTTTGTGTGTTTGTTGGCCCATCAGGATGTGGAAAGTCCACGCTGCTGCGCATGATCGCCGGTTTGGAAGAGACCAGTGAGGGACACATTCATATCGGTGAGCGTGATGTGACGCGCATGGATCCTTCAGAACGCGGTGTTGCCATGGTGTTTCAGACCTACGCGCTTTATCCGCATATGACGGTTGAGGAAAACATGGGGTTCGGCCTTAAGATGAACGGCGTGCCCAAGGATGAGATCGCCAAAAAGGTGAATGGCGCGTCTGATATCCTCAAGCTGGATGAGTACCTCAAGCGCAAACCAAAAGCCCTGTCTGGTGGTCAAAGGCAACGGGTCGCCATTGGACGCGCCATCGTGCGCGGGCCGGAGGTTTTCCTGTTTGATGAACCGCTGTCGAACCTCGATGCAGAGTTGCGCGTCGAAATGCGGGTGGAGATCGCGCGCCTGCACAAGGAAATCGGCGCGACCATGATCTATGTCACCCATGATCAGGTCGAAGCGATGACGCTGGCGGAAAAGATCGTCGTGCTGCGCGCCGGTCATATCGAACAGGTGGGTGCCCCGCTTGAACTCTACCGCGACCCTGACAATCGGTTTGTGGCAGGTTTCATTGGGTCACCAGCCATGAACTTTCTAAATGGCACGGTGGTTGACGGGGGCATCGAGGTGCCCGGTTTGGGTCGCACCGTCTCCACTCAGGTCGCGTTGCCAAGTGTCGGAAGCGCGGTCATCCTTGGTGTCCGGCCCGAACATCTGGTGGTCCAGAAGGGGCAGGGCGCGTTGAAAGCTGAACTCTCTGAAGCCTTGGGCGGTGTTTCCTATCTGCATCTCGACACACCAACCGGTGAGCGGATGATCGTGGAAGAGCGCGGCGATGAACGCGCTGCGGCAGGCGATGTTGTAGATGTCACCTTCGAAGAGCGCCGCGTGATGGTTTTCGAGCGCGAGAGCGGTTTGCGGCTGCGTTAG
- a CDS encoding IclR family transcriptional regulator has translation MSGDGTVGKALDVLDQVAEFGQPVRFATLLAQSHFPKATLYRFLQTLTSQGMLSYDPERQTYSLGVRLVRLAHAAWAQSSLAPIARPHLDRLSAEIDQTVHLAQLDNAQVLYVDKRNAAQPIEMFSDAGKVGPAYCTGVGKAMLAFLPGGDLEGVLAQQSFHRFTPNTYSTADALRAELTNIRARGYAFDREEHEPGIICIAQPILAPGGRVLGALSITGSTRIISLDQLEALAPCLARTATAIAADVQDWRFPDAMPQMTGT, from the coding sequence ATGTCCGGTGATGGAACGGTAGGCAAGGCACTTGATGTGCTGGATCAGGTTGCGGAATTTGGCCAGCCTGTGCGGTTTGCCACGCTGTTGGCGCAAAGCCACTTTCCCAAGGCGACGCTTTATCGGTTTTTGCAGACGCTCACATCGCAAGGCATGCTGAGTTATGATCCGGAACGTCAGACCTACAGTCTGGGCGTGCGTCTGGTGCGGCTTGCCCATGCGGCCTGGGCGCAGAGCTCGCTGGCACCGATTGCGCGACCGCATCTTGACCGGTTGAGCGCAGAGATTGACCAGACGGTGCATCTGGCGCAGTTGGACAATGCACAGGTGCTCTATGTGGATAAGCGCAACGCGGCCCAACCCATTGAGATGTTCAGCGATGCGGGCAAGGTCGGTCCTGCCTATTGCACGGGTGTGGGCAAGGCGATGTTGGCGTTCCTGCCGGGCGGTGACTTGGAGGGGGTCCTTGCGCAGCAGTCTTTCCATCGCTTTACGCCCAATACATATTCTACCGCCGACGCACTCCGCGCCGAGCTGACCAATATCCGTGCGCGCGGCTACGCTTTTGACCGCGAAGAACACGAACCCGGGATCATCTGCATCGCGCAACCGATCCTTGCACCGGGGGGGCGTGTGCTGGGCGCGCTTTCGATCACGGGGTCAACGCGGATCATCTCGTTGGATCAGCTGGAAGCGCTTGCGCCATGCCTCGCCCGGACCGCCACTGCCATTGCTGCCGATGTGCAGGACTGGCGCTTTCCCGATGCAATGCCTCAAATGACAGGGACGTAA